The window ACAACGCGACTCAATAGGCGTGAAGTTTCTTTGATGTGTGAAAAAGaccgccacctcagttatcgtTTAACGACTAATGTTAtcaacaatatcgttataagATTAGCGCGTTAATTCATGGCCGTTTAATGTTAACGTGGCTCCAGTATTAAGGAAAATGAGGTCCTATCTTTCCTATCCTTCTTtagtaattagaaaaaaataaaaaaataaaaaaatgatcagTTGTTATCATTCAATTTTTTATCAAGGAATCTCCCTATTCATTTTTCTActtaaaagttaattttttgaTAAATCAAAAAAGTGTAGTGGGATATTTTCTTCCACCAATTTATAAGAATTATTTGGAGAAGGAAGCGAACGATTTTAATGGAAGTTAAATATTGATAAGAATCATTTTTTTTCACCTCTCAATCCTCCGGGAATCGACTTcaatgtttctttaaaaatcatATCATAAATTGAATTTAGAATTATAATGTTTTTGTTAGAAATTCGTAGAatgtcatatgtagttttataggTGACCCATGTAAGCGTCGATCGATGAAATGCAACGGTAGATAACGGATCTCAATTAATTCATCGCATTACGGTGGTTAATTAGTGTCCTCTCGCGTCGTTTCTCCAATTAATCTTGTAGTGACGCTTTCATACGTTTACACGAtctaattacaattacataTCCTACTGGTGATTGCACTGTAGGATTAGGCTATTTGAACGATATTCCTCTGTTCTAAATTGAATTGACTCGATAATTAATCGCTTTTACTATTCTGTATATTTTAACGAAACATTGTACACTAGGTATTAAAggaattttaattgattaattattgacACTATTAGACAGAAATATTTCAGTGGAATattcttcaaatttaatattttaataaagataGCTTTTCAACAATGATTTCATATTTCTAAtgcattcttttctttttttcttttcattttttaaataaaaataaggaaaatggATATAACAGGTACGTGCCTTATCGTCAGCAGGTACATTTAATCATACCTGCTgttgatattttatattaaggTACGAATAATATTTTTGTCAAATTAATCTGACATTGATCTATCACGGTCGAatcgatatttattaaattatgatCATTctcaaaatatttctaataaacaaCGAACTTACAGACATTTTCAGTTCCACTGCTTCATTTCCGACAGCTTCGAAACGAGCTACTCGAAATTTAGGTTTCAAGACATAAGATGGCACCACTCCACGTCCGATGACCCTTATACGCCATTTTGTCCTCGTATTAGAGCTACTCACTTCGAAATATTCCTGattttaacagaaaaatatatacttcGTATAATTTCTTTCCATATACCGAATTAAAAtccataaaaaattttttagaattcaAAAAGTCGATTTGTAATTAAAGAACGATCGATTCCTATCGAAAGACCTCAGTCAAGATCGATAGAAGCAATTTGAAAATGTCTATTACTAACCTTCCTCCTCTAGATCCTTGAAATTAATTCCCCAAGCCGCaattaagttaaattaaatacCCTATGAAGAATCGAGATTAATTACAGATAATTAAACACAAATTTACATCAATTTGTACATacgaattttggaaattttgaagaaagagaaaagtggAGGATCAAGATGCCTTGCGAATACGAGACTCAAACTTTCAAACTATGCCGATGCGGTTGTAAATGGCGATGCCAGTGTTTAATTCCTCGGGAAAAGAAACCTCGTCCGCCATTCAACAGCAGCTTAAAACGCGACGCGAAGATTGGACTGCATCCAAAATTTTATGTAAACAAATCCGATTCACCTGCTGTAGGGACTTACAATATTCCAGCCATCAGAAGCAAATCGATTGCCAGAGAGTAAACATGAATTTTCACGCAAAATTTCTTTATCTCTTTATAAATGAATTTCGATGGACAATTTTTCACGAAAATCCAGCTGGACGAGGGAACTCGTGACCGAAGAATTTTCAGCGACCATGGGAGGGAAATTATTGGAGAAATACGTGTTAGAAAGAAATTTGATGAAAACGGGACGTGGTCCGGGAACGCACGATATTTCTCAGTGGCCTGAAAATATTTTGGAAAGATCTTGTGAAACGGCTCGAAGAGACGTTGGATTTGGAACTGTCCATTCCTCTAAACTCGCTTCCACTATTCCTGGACCAGGTGATACTCCTTCTACTAAGCGACTATTTTACTgacatttttgtttctttgtttcAGGATACACCCGGAAGAATCCTTATTATTACATGGATAAAAGGAGACGAGAAGGTTTGTCTAGTACTCCTACTTTTGAGTACGACGGTCTGCGGCCTAGATTTCATCATGTTTCCAATAGCTGGACTTTACCGAGCAATTTGTACGTTTTTTGTACAATAAAATCttcataataaattataaattttgacgTTTCAACAGGTATAACGTAAAGCATCCGGATACTATAGAAGCTTTCTTGAAAAAGGTCACTGGAAAAAGGGGTCCATACGATTTATTCACAGGTGTCTTAAATAAGAAAATCATCGACGTTGAAAATTTCGGGTTTTGATCATTTCTCGGGatcattaatattttgtttatagGCCCGAGGGATAGAAGCACGATTAAGAGCTACTTTGCAATTACAAAATTGGAAGATCACGGCGACTGGCCTAGATCGTTGCCAAGCGAGCTCGACAAACTGTTGCACAAGTCGAACTATTTTAAAGGACGTTGGATCACTTGTCCGAGGTATTCTGATTAAATTTATAGCCGCCAGGTAAATTCTATTCAACAGAGATATTTATACCGCCAACGATGTAGAATTGATACCAAATTTTGAGCATTCGTCGAGACTTCAATTTAAGGTTGcaaaatttacaattaaaaaaattaggtttccaaagGTGCCAGGGATGCGAATGGTGTTACAAGACCTAGCCTTGTGTTACAAGGACCCGAAGCACCCAGGACCTGGCCACTACGATCCGAAATCTCCAAGGAAGCCAAGAAACACGAAGAATTATCCTTTCAATATCAATATTGAACACGTTAGGCCGGTTACTATGTCGGATATTCATCCTGGCCCAGGGAGATACAAAATCAAAGACAAGAGGCGCATCAAAGGGAATGGATGGACCTTTGTTTTCAAAAGCAAACTGCCTCGAACAAATTTCATTATCATCCCTTCGCACAATGCTTTCTAATTGGTTCCctgatttttgaaataaaaatgtatgctagcttacttctttttcttgatcTCGAGTAGGTGTATAGGTAACAGGAAGCTCTAAAATGGAGCCAGTTTCAATAGTTTGACCTGGAGGGACGACAAATGGACCGAATGGATCTAGTGTGCTGATATTCACCTTCACACTCctgataaattaaaaacttcaattataaatttaatgttagatataattttgtatttgacaGATAGATGGTAAAAATTGTTTACCTGTTTGAGATATTTTTAACGAACAGCAGTTTCCTCGAAGAGAGACCAATTGCTGTTGATCCAAAATCAATTTCATGCTTCTTCAAAACCAAAATATCCGGCCTTGTGACTGGGCAAATTAATTTGTCGAATAAAAGTTCCCTGTGCTTTGCACCATTTTCCATCACCAAGTCGATGATACATGTGATGAAAATTGTGGATACAAATGGTTCCAGTATCTCCAATGGATCAATTTCACTggctaatttattaatatcaaaatgatccttttcttcttctgatttttccttttctttctcctttttctttttcctcggtgacttcttctttcttttttctttaataaaagcGTAGGATATTTGTCTTTGAAGACTAGACATTCTTATGCAAGTGTTCTAATTGGTACCTTTTTTCAGAGATTTATCATCCTTTTTGGATTTTGTTTTATCCTCCTCAATTTTCTCCTTTAATCTcggtttgaaattaaaattcacccCGATAAACTGATTACTATGTAGAATACCAGATTGTGGTACGACTTCCACTTGATCAGAGGAACATTTAAACTTAAAACGAGCTGTGAACTGTTTATTTTGATTCTTCGCTATTCCACAGGTACAACGAGGATAAGAAGCCATATTAAATCCTCTCAGTTGAACAGAGACCTAAGTTTATTATCCTTTTTCAGCAAAGATGAAgagaacaattttatatttaataattgaattacCTGTGAAAATGAGCCGCAAGGTGTGGCAGGAAACTCTATAATCTGTTCGCTTAACTCGCAAAACGTATCCACGATGTACACGCGAACATCCatcacatttttcttttcccttttgcaagatttcttcatttttccatCTTCGGTCTCCTCGACATCTGGTATGTGACAGGTGAACATTAACCGTGCAATATTTTAATGAttattatcaatatttccaCTGTACCCTCATCTGAATCTTCCTCATCCATAAAGAAATCATCTTCCATTTGATTTGTTTCATTATTATCAGTCAGAGACACCGGTGGTGCAAGACCATCAGGTTTTGATATCttgtgaaaatttttcaattcctttAATTTCGTTTCTCCTTTCTTCCCAACCAGTTCTGCCAGAGTCACCGCTTGTATCCGGAATCTACCAGTcgattagaaaatatataaaacgaAAAGGGGTTGTAAGTAAACGACTGTCAAAATATAATAACATTCTTTCACCAGCCAACCCATTCGCTCCAATTTCATTTCCAGGAATATCCGTCAAGCATGCAGAGTAGATCAGATGAAGTTCGATAGTTTCACCAGGTAGGATAGCTCCAAAACCATGATTAGGATGTATCTCCATGAAGGGAGGTAAGTGGAAAAAGGCATATTCTTGAATTAACAAGCTGTTGTTGGTTAATGTTATTTCTGTGTACACTGATTCGTAGGTGTACACGAGTCCCAAGTCAACGTACGCTGgttctattaaaaatataataatagatcagaaaatgaaaaaatagaaaatagaaaactaGAATTTAGTACCTAATACTAAACCCTGACAGGTAGTCAAATTGGCGAGAACTTTCAAAATTAATGGCGGGGGCTGTTCTGAATCTCGAGACAGAATCTGCACGTGAATTGGAAACTCTAGTATCTTCGACACTCGATCGTAGAATCTGaggataaattttattttatttggtgGATACCTAAAATTTCACGTAGCTGATTTTTGTCCACAAAAGGGTTAAGGGATCGATACGTACCCTTTTGATAAATTGATGATGCTCGATTCAGGAATCAATCTCACACAAACTGTAGAATTTGCGTCTGCTTGCACGATTGTCGATTTCGGATAAACGGTCACCTGAGACCCCAAACGTTTCGGAGTCTTCATTAACACTTCAACGCTAGAACGTCCTGAAATAAACCCCTTAATTATAATACTTTAATCAATATCCTAGTTACACTTTACctgtattaatgatattgaaaGTTTGTTGACAAATGTCAGAATCAGTCATCAGAATTCCTAGATCGATACAGGGTGGATCTAAATGAATTTGGTAACCAGTCACCTCTGCCCAGACTGGCACATTCTATTCACCAAATTGTAACAcatcttttaattattcctggaaattaattaatatctaaGGTACCTGTTTGCCAAATATCGAATCGTTAGAGGAAAATAGAATTTCCAAAACTTCGTGATGTAATCCAATGTATCTTGGTCGAAAAGAGATCCTTAAAATGCATTTCAATTTTGGAGGAACTTCGATTTGATACATTTTTCGAGAATCTTGATGATTCAATTCATCTTCTATGTTCTCTTTACTCTCATTTAGAAAAGTGGAGGATTTTGCACTTTGCGCTTCTCCTTCGTCGAAGAACCATAGGAAACAATCATTAAGATCGTTTCTTTCtccaattattattgaaaatgattttccacCATCGTTAGAGATGGTAAGAGCCTTTTCCTTGATCTTCAAGTCCTCGTATTTCCAAATCGGAGCAGAAGGGAATCTATTCGTGCAATCTTGTTAAAATctcttgtttatttattttagataaCAGATTGTACCTTAATTCCTTAGGATCGACGTTAGGTCGAGGACCGTCCGGTGTGCATCGAACGGGAACACGAAATTCGTGGAAAGTGTTCGGATCGTCGGGGCTGAGagtgagaaaagaaatttctgcTATCACTTTCTCGTCGTTGACGGGTGAAAATTTCACGTTTACTGTTACGTGTAATCCGGCTTTGACTTTCGCAGCATCGATGATGTCGATCTGTTTTCAATGCTCTCGTCAATTTTATCTATCTTAAAATCAAACAAACAGTTATTGTTACAAAACCTCGACGACGGGCTCCCAAACGTCAGTGTTCACTTTGTGGAACCTAAGGTACGCCCACTTCGTCGTTTTATTCGTGATTGTCACTTTCTTGTTGTACACCTTGTTCGCGTTGAAGGCCTGATTGAAAATCGTATATCATTGTTTGTGTCAGgaatttggaaaaaattaataatattttacatcgAAAACCACTGTGCTTGGAGTCGCGAAGAAACATGTGTCTTCTGGATAAATTTTTTCTCTCGATTTGCATTTTCTTCTTACTCCTTTTTCAGTAATTCCTTCACCTTTCATCGGTTCTCTGTCCTCGGTGACTTTTTCTTCCTTGGCAGGTTTCGTGACGTTTTTCTCGTGTGTCGATGTATCTGCGATTtcctgaaaatttttaatattacacgAATTTtgaattatcattaattaataattaatattacaatcCTTTACAGTAATCGCGACGTTTTCTTCAAGATTTTTTGATTCATCTTTTACATCCTCTTTCCttgtttcttcttctgaacaAGTTTTTATAGAACTGTCCCAGTCAATTATTTGAAACTTCGTCTCTGttattttttgtataatttgaaTGCCTGTTGGTTTTTCTGCTAGTCGAATACCGTTGATCATTTCTTTCATTATCTTCTCGATGATCATGactgttctttcttttctaagTTTCATTTGCTTCCTTTTTTCCCGTTTATATCTCAAaatctatttttcaataaaaattagataaacataggaattgaaaaattgtctaTTCGATTAGAAACTAACTTTGTCAAAAATGATAGAATCTGATGGTACACTTTCATCGATATTGTACTGCCATCTTATTCtgcgaaataataattttgataagttacttttttttactgataattatttttttaattattctaacaCACCTATCGATAGTTTCTAAACGTTTGCTTTCTCGAATTATTGTTCTTTCTCTTAAATGGCAAGTGTAAATCCATCGTTGATTCAATAGATTGGTCTGAAACGTTCATAATCgttacttttaatttattttttaatcatcgCTCGATTTTACCTTTAGTTTAATCAGAGCAGTATAAAATTTCCATCTTTTGTATTGATTCAAGAacgcttttcttctttcttcctcaTTCATCAGTCGATACGATTTCGATTGCGAAAATTTTGCGAGTTGATAACCTACGTTTAATTAAACGTTCGTTAAATGTTGAATAATTTATACGATTTTAAATTTACCAGTTGATTTAACAATTTCCTTCGATTTCTGTGCTTCAATTTCATCCTGTTCATAAATGaacaaattaatcaaatttcatCCGCTAATTAGACAATTTTGAATGAACTAACCTTTCCAGTCTCATCTTTTTCCTTTTGCAATTGCGAAGCATCTTTTTTACGAAATTTTTTGcaaattcctaattttaaaaGTCCTTGAAGTGCaaagaaaaatcaatatttcaCTCTCGAATATCTTAAAATAAACCAATGTTACCTTTCAAGGTTTCCTGTGTTTCTCTTTCGAGCCTCGCTAAAGTTTTCTCATCGAAACAGCAGTTacaattctattaaaaaaagaatattctaaATAAACAAATGTTATTTATCAAACTTTTACCCACCTTTTTCTCCATGATTGCTGTATTTCAATATTATCAATACCTCTTGTCAAAACATCGACTGTAACatgaaggaaaaaaagagagcGAAGAGAAATCGAAGGTTCTTTTAAAGATTGTTATTTTTCCCTATTTACTTTTCACTTATCACTTAGCTTTCCTAAAACCTTCTGACTTTTCACTCGTTCAATGCGATTTGAATTCCTGCAAAAAACGATTTCACTTTACAGTGAATTTTATTCAACGTACCGCAATTATGTCTTGTTGCAATTTGAAATTGCAATTAGTATAAGAGTCGCGTACCTCCCGCAGTAAGTTTACCCCCCATCGAGTAGTCCTGTTTCGCAACCAACGATCAAAAGTAATTCAAAGCCGGTCCATCCTCCAAATTAACCTGCTTTCAGGTAGACACCTCTGtgtttaatcgttttttcttcTGTGTGTGGCTCCACGAAAGCCGTCGATATTTCGTGCCAGATGGAATCATAACAGAATCCTTCGGGATAATGACGCACCGTGCCATTACACAAGCTGCACCGAATGCATAATTCATAAGTATGCCACGAACTTTGAACCACCCCTTTTTACCAGGGATTTGTAATTTTCTTACCATTCCCACACACGTCACATTTTGTTAGAAACAAAATGATATATTCCATGGGTGCATAAGAACGATTTTGAATAAACATTTAAACCGTTCAACCGGAAGTTGCACCTCTcgtagagataaaaaaaaaaaagaaacaacagcTTCTCCAGTAACCATATGTCGGATAATTTTGTAGATTGATGGAGAATTTCACGGAGCAACTGACACCCATATAGATATTCCCATAGGCGGAGGCTACGTAACACGGTCCTTACACAAGGCTCATTGTTGGTCAGGGTTAATTAATCGGCATCCAATTGGCCGCTAATAACTTTCTAATTTACGAGCACCGAGACGTCCGTGCCGGGATGGTCACGCGAAATGTTTGCCTCTCGACACCTCGTTTTCCTCGTCCCATCAATTATATCAGAGTGAAAGCTCTTTTTATCTGCTGTACgaaattggaaattttcaaaatttcactcGGTTCATCACTGTGGGAGGTGTCGAAGGACTTTCGAAGGAGGACCAGGCACGCGCCCTCTGTCAAACAGTTCCAAACATTTTGAAAACATCTCAATCTGGTCGCGAATGGGCCACGGGTGGGCGAGTAGCACTTTGGAAAGGTTATTTGTCAAGCGTCTTAAGGGGGTGGCGAGGGAGAGACATCTCTGTTCATCTTGCGCGGAGGGTCGCGTGGCCAAACAGAAGTCGGTCGCCTGTTTTCTCGGATGGTTGCTCGTAAATCAGGCCCCCTCGACGGGGGTGAGAACGCGTCGCGTAGTCCTGTTCAGGAAGAAAAGCGTCGATCTGGTGAAAATGCAGCTCGCGTCTCTGGTTACTTTCGAAAAGGaaacctctctctttctctcgatcTGGCCCACAGACCCAGTGGCCCTAAATTTTCGAAAACTGTGCCAGCAACCAGAAGAACCTTTCTTCTACACTTTCCATTTTTACGGCTGGCTAGCGGAACGACAATGGTGTCCTGCCACGAGAGCTTGCCTGGAATAATGTTCGGTGGAACTGCGAATCGCTACCGGTGTTTCGCACGGGTTATAAACGCATAAATTCTACCCTGCTGCTCGTTTTAACGTGCTCCACCTCTGATGGTCGGACTCGTGACCCGAATATTTCAAGGTCGCACCTCGTAGAAGTCTGGCGTCAAGTTGATGGATCTTTTATTGGGAAAGTTGAGAGACAATGGAGAAAAAACGGGAAACGTGAAAACGACTAATTAGGTTCATATGAATAAGGATCGTTAAGAATAATGTGGAGCTTCGAATtcgtgaatttttaataatgttttagATTTGTATCGTCGGAAAATTTGGAAGGTAAACTTTCTCCGATCCGACGTTTAGAGTAAGAATCCCGGTTGGTTAGCGAACGGAAGCGCCGGTCACGCAACACCCAACGCATTATCGATGCACGCGTGCCTTTTTGTGAAAAAATTCCGCCGTATAGACGGTGGGCAACGGTGCGACGGGTCGGTAAAACCGCCACGAGAGGAGGGTGCGTGATGCGTTACAGCTGGTTAAACAGCTGTACGGAGGAAAGATAGCCGTGAACGCCGCGACAAATTTCAATACGAGCCTCCAGAAAACTGCGCACGAAATCGGACCTGCCCTCTCGGatccttcatttttctttttcatcgtcgATGATGAGCTTCGTTTATTCTTGGTGAAAGCGACAGGGTGCTTCGATTTCTCGGGTTAAGTATCAAGGATACGATGATTCGGTTGTATTTTAAATGATACAGTATCgcactttcttttttatggagaatatgagttttaaccctcgaacggcggaccatggagagagctccaattttaatttgattttgtattttacattttcattttttaaataatattcgacAGCAAATGGATATCTTAACTTTAGAAATTACCTATTTGGGTCCtccgcggaccatggagagagccccaattttaatttaccttTTCATGTAacttcttttcaaaattattcttttattatatgaaactctttcgtatAAAAATTCGACATTTGGGACATCATTTTCTTCATATCTTATTCATATCTTCATTTATTAATAGAGGGTTAACCGATCCTTCTGACCCTCCCTTAGCTGCGCTACTGCTTCGAATTCATTTTAATAGATTTGAAGGACATTTTGAGGAGCATGACCCTTGATGTCCCGGTAACCCACATTCGCTCTCGGAGAAATTTTCCAGGACCACCTCTGGTAGGGCAAAAATCACCCTTGCGAGTCAAGGTTCACTCGATGGAACAATGAGGGCAATAGTAGGTCAGTAGGGACTTCTTTTGGTCAAAGGGCCAAGGTGGATGGACCGAGGGGGCACCGCAAGGTCTCGTAAATTTTATAGGCACACGGAAGCCGCTGGTTTTTCGTGAAAATGGCATTACGGTAGCGTCTAGTGGCTAGTTGAGAACACGAGTTTTCACGTTTTATTGCACTCTGAGGCGAACGGAGAATCGAGATTCGGTCAAAGAGATTGCCCCCGTGTAAATCAAGCTTACTGTGTCTTCTGCGAACTTCCTCTCtttgcaaaaaaaaagagaagattcTTATTGTATTATACGTTTTGCGGATGAGGGAAACTTTTAGTGTTTAGTTGTTAGGAGGAGAAATTTAGATTTCTCAGAAAATATAGctgtataatttttaagataCTTAAAGTATTAGCTTATGGTTCTTTCGAGTAGTATACTTGGATGCctaatttaaaattctttaattctatctttcataatttaataattatttcaaattatacttggatgtttatattatttttcttatctgaaaaacttcaaaaaaaattatttattctcatTTATATCTTCAAGATTAGTATTGAAGAAATGATTTTGCCTTACTAAAGAtcttattagaaaaagaaatcattagAAATGAAACAAGCCTGGGAACAAtattataaatcaaaatttctctacaagaaattgAGATCATTCGCTCTATAAAGTTTAAATATTCAGGTGATTATACAACAGAGTTCATCAGCCAATGTCGATCGATTCACCTAGTTAGAAACGGATGCTGAGAAACCTGCTACATCATGGTTCGGAAAACGATCAAGGGGAGTTTAGAGGATGCCGAAACACCGGTAGCGATTATTGTTTTTTTGTCTGTGTAATTAGCATCATCGAGAGGATCGTAATATCCTGTTCTATTCCATGATTCGAAACGTGATCAGTACATTCTAAACGAGTGTACCGTCTGTTAATGGCGTAACAGGTTTTCAAATTGAGACGAAAGTTGGTTTCATAATTTTGATCGAATTGAatcattatttttagaaaatctttattctcttttatatcttttaaaaaaaaaaaaagaaattttaatttgaagtcAGACGGTATTTCAATTATTCCCGAAAGGTATCCTGCAAATTTTCCAACAATGATACAAGGAGTGCATTCTGCAGAGAATTTTCGAAAGCTCGAGTTCATTTTCATTTGTCCTCGAACACGAAAAGTCGAAGACGGACAAAGGACATTTCACGGGACTTAGCTATAAAATTGGCCATAAATACGATCGTAAAATCCCTGTTGCATGTCCTTCAGGACGGCTGGGTTTGTCCCTTGTTCTTTCTTCGCTTTTAACTTCTCACGTTTCCCTTTTGCAATTTCCATTTTCAATTTCCtggttgaaaataaattattaaaaatgatttttcattcgtccgaaatcaaaggaaatatTTCTAACAAACTTCCAATGAAAATTTGCgattacataaaaatttatttaaatacaatacTATTTTACAGAATTACATTTAATACATTATAATTGTTAATCATCgacgttttttaaattttcaacttttcaaACTAGAAATGAAATGAATGGAGATGGGCGTTTGAGGGGacgtgaaaaatttatttccccCTCAATAAATCAAAAAATTGAAGGTCGTGACCTCGAAGGAGGAGGCTGTGTCCATTTGCAGGGAACGTTAAAATCGTGGAATCGAGGACCGATTTCGTCTGGTCGGACGACGGCCACACGCCGGCCACCATCGACCCCCATAAACTCATCAACTCGTAAAAGTTGATTTTCGCTCGCATTCCTTCGACGACCTCGTAAATCATAATCTATAATAATACACACGCGTA of the Osmia lignaria lignaria isolate PbOS001 chromosome 7, iyOsmLign1, whole genome shotgun sequence genome contains:
- the LOC117604549 gene encoding ciliary microtubule-associated protein 2 isoform X2, translated to MPCEYETQTFKLCRCGCKWRCQCLIPREKKPRPPFNSSLKRDAKIGLHPKFYVNKSDSPAVGTYNIPAIRSKSIARDWTRELVTEEFSATMGGKLLEKYVLERNLMKTGRGPGTHDISQWPENILERSCETARRDVGFGTVHSSKLASTIPGPGYTRKNPYYYMDKRRREGLSSTPTFEYDGLRPRFHHVSNSWTLPSNLYNVKHPDTIEAFLKKVTGKRGPYDLFTGPRDRSTIKSYFAITKLEDHGDWPRSLPSELDKLLHKSNYFKGRWITCPRCQGCEWCYKT
- the LOC117604549 gene encoding ciliary microtubule-associated protein 2 isoform X1, which codes for MPCEYETQTFKLCRCGCKWRCQCLIPREKKPRPPFNSSLKRDAKIGLHPKFYVNKSDSPAVGTYNIPAIRSKSIARDWTRELVTEEFSATMGGKLLEKYVLERNLMKTGRGPGTHDISQWPENILERSCETARRDVGFGTVHSSKLASTIPGPGYTRKNPYYYMDKRRREGLSSTPTFEYDGLRPRFHHVSNSWTLPSNLYNVKHPDTIEAFLKKVTGKRGPYDLFTGPRDRSTIKSYFAITKLEDHGDWPRSLPSELDKLLHKSNYFKGRWITCPRFPKVPGMRMVLQDLALCYKDPKHPGPGHYDPKSPRKPRNTKNYPFNINIEHVRPVTMSDIHPGPGRYKIKDKRRIKGNGWTFVFKSKLPRTNFIIIPSHNAF